The genomic window ATCTCGCGCAGACCTTCGACAAGGGGAGGCAACGTTGGTAATTTCCACCAGGGCGCTGCTTCAAGCCCGACTCACGCATACGCGTGCAGCACTTCTCGAGGCATTCGCGCGGGTGCCGGAAGAGATGCTGGGTTGGGCGCCCGTTCCAGGCATGCGCACGACCGGCGGCCAGATTGCTGAGATCGTTGGAACCGAGCTGCAGGCGCTTGCCAGACTGGAGTGCAGACCGGACGTTTCGTGGGACGAGGCCAACCGGCGCATCGGCGATACGACGTCGCACAACAGTTTGAGTGTGGCGCTCGCGACCGGGCGGGCGGAAACGCTTGCCTATCTCGAATCGCTCTCCGAGGCGGACCTTGCTGAACCCGTTTCCAACTTTGCCGGATGGCACGAATCGGTTGGTCTGGCTGAAGTACCGCGCTCCGAAATCTTTCGCAGCATCGCGCAGCACGAGGCCTACCACACCGGGCAGCTCATCTCGTACCTCTGGGCGCGCGCCGATGATCCATATACGTGGTGAGCGGTACTTCCAGCTGGTGGCGCTGCGCTTGCACAGGGCGAATCCACTTAACCGCCCGCTCACGCTGCCACGGCTCAACCGCTGCCCGGCGGCCGGCGGCACTTCCGGAACTGTTGGCAAGCGTTGGCGCTGCCGGTTGAACTGACGTGGCGCAAGCCGGTGGTCTATCGTTCCTGCCTCGCTGTCAGCATACCGGCGACATGCGCGAGGCGATCGCAGTCAGGCGCCTGCCGCGAAACGTTCCATCTTGCGCGCGGTTATGGCGGCTTGTGCGACGAGGGACGTGAAGTGCGTTCGCTCAAATAACTGATCCCGTCGACTTGGGTTGGAGATTTGGCCGAGGGGCAGGGCAGCAACATCGCGGGTGAGTGGAATGCCGGCTTGCGCTGCTGGTCGCGTGCGCATCCTGCTCCCATGCTCAGGATAGCGTTTTGAACGCTCTGATACGCGCCGGTGTTAAACCGGCGTGCCGCACAACGTGCGAGGCATTAGAGCGCTTGCATACGGATCGTAACGGACGGGCCGCCAGGGCTGTGCGCGGTATTCTGAACGATGTGGCCGCGTACGAACGCGGGCTTTGGAGTTACCGTCAGGGCGGTCGCGCCGCCACCGGCCATTCTACGCCGGTGGTGGTACTCTGCCAGTCGTGATCCCGAAAGAACAGCGATGGAGACCCCCGGTTGACGTTGTCGCCAGGCAAACACCCAGCATTTGATTGGCGCGGTCGCATCCCAACAAGTGGCGAACGTGAGCCGCGGTTCCTGAACCTGGATCGTACAATTCGGGCGTGTATGCGGCGCCACGGGACCACCGGGTGCGCCGTGGCGTTGATGGCCGGGGAGGATTGTCTCTACCGCCGTGCATTTGGCTGGTCCGAGGTCGGCGCGCGCCCGTTCCTTGCCACCACGCCGTGTCGTGTGGCCAGCATCTCCAAGTCGCTCACAGGCGCAGCTGCGTTGCGCCTTGTCGACGAGGGCCGTCTCGATCTGGATGCGCTGGCGCTCCCGCTGCTGATGGAATCGGGCATCGCACCCGCCTCGCTCCCTGGGCGAATGCCGGATCCGCGCCTCGGCGCCATCCGCATCCGTGATCTTCTCGACCACGCTACGGGTTTTCCACGCAGCGCGCCATACACCACGACGCTGGAAATGGCGGCGGCGCTGCGCAGCGGTCTGCCGCTGCTCCCCGCCGACGTCGTGCGTTACTCCTGGGGCGCAACCGACCTCGCAGCGGCGCCGGGCCGTGCGTTTGAGTATGCCAATATCAACTTCGTGACGGTGGGGCGCATCCTAGAAATCATCACGGGCGAACCGTACCCGGCGCTGGTGCGCCGGCTCGTGCTGGATCCGGCCGGGATTGGCCCGGGCGAGGCATTCGTTTCCACCAACATGGCTGGGCCCGGCGATCCGCGAGAAGCAGGTTACTACCAGTTCACGCCTAACGACTTTCCGTCGCTGCTGCCGGGTGAAGATGGTCGGATCGGCTCCGAGCCTTACGGCGGCTTCGATCCGAACAGCATGGATGCGTCTGGCGGGTGGGCGCTGTCGCTGGATGCCCTCTACCGGTTTGCTGCTGCCGTTGAAGGCGACCGTCTGTTCGGCGCACGGGCCATTCAAGCCCTTACCACGCCGCCCGATTACCTCGCCGGCGAAGCTGGCGGCTACACGTTGGACCGTTTCTATTCGAAGGGATTTGTGCTCTATCGGCCACCGGCAGGCGTCCGGCATCTGGAGCACGCCGGAATGCTGCAGCACGCTTCCGCATATTACGGCCCAGCCGGCGGGCTGCAGCTGGTCTTTGTGGCAAATTGCAACCGCCGCGAGGAGCCGTGGTTGGACCGGGTGCTTCGGGAAGCGATCATGAACTGGCTTCCGGAGGCGAATGCAGGCGCGCTCTAGCAGCAACGAACGCAGTTGCCTCACATAAGAATCTGACTTTCGGGTATGCGTTGCCGAGTGGCTTCATTTGTGGTAGAATGCAATCGAACGGCCGAAACGGGGCCCCACAAGGTGCCGCGCCGATGAACGGGAACACTTCAGGCAGCAGCGCCGCCCGTCCGACCTGGCGTTCTACACAGTTCGCTTCGCACCCCCTGTGCGCGCTGCTGTCCGGAATCCCGCATTTTTGCTCGGCGCAACGTTCCGGCGTCGTCATTGTGGCCGGAATGCCTGTACGGCGTTGCCCGGGACCACACCGGTTCGCGCCTCGAGCGGTTCCTCATCGAACGCCTCATGATCCCTACGGAAAGCTTGCTAACCGCTTGAGCCCTCGGTCAGGTTTTAGCTGCAGCGGAGCGGAGCGTTGACACCGAGCGGGGTTGCCGAGTACAATCCGGCGCGGCCGGCCGTGCGAACTCGTGGGCCTATAGCTCAGCTGGTTAGAGCGCACCCCTGATAAGGGTGAGGTCCGAGGTCCGAATCCTCGTAGGCCCATCGAAAATACGGTCTGGACGGTTCGTGGGGGCTTAGCTCAGCTGGGAGAGCGCCTGCTTTGCAAGTAGGATGTCATCGGTTCGAGTCCGTTAGCCTCCACTCACCTGTTTTGGTCGTCAATCTGGAAATCGCTTGAAAATCGGTCGGCAGGGTATTGACTCGGCTCTGCAGGCTGGTGTACACTCTACTCCTGTGCCGAAAGTTCGGAACGGTTCGAACGGTCGGTAAACGCATTGTCCGGGTCCACCGTCATAGCGCGGGACCTGGTCATGGGCTGAGCGGTTCATCCGCTTTGCCCGGCACTTTGAGAACCGAATATTGCAGTGAATAATGGGTAATATGGGCATCAAACGCATGTCTAGCAATAGACGTGTGTGTGAGTGGAACCGTATTCTACGTGGCTCTGCTGCAACGTCTCGACCTTGCTGAACGCGGGTGTCGGGGTGGAGCGGCGGTGCACGCGTGGAGTAGAAGTTCTAAAGCTAAACAGGGCTTCTGGTGGATGCCTTGGGGCGATGTGCCGATGAAGGACGTGCCAAGCGACGATACGCCGTGGGGAGTGGCAAGCACACTTTGATCCACGGATTTCCGAATGGGGAAACCCGGCGGACTACAATCCGTCATCCGTAAGGAGGGGCACGAGGGGAACTGAAACATCTAAGTACCCTCAGGAAGAGAAAGCAAAATGCGATTGCCTTAGTAGCGGCGAGCGAACGGGCAACAGCCTAAACCGGTAGGCTTGCTTACCGGGGTTGTGGGGCGTTATATGGGTCTGGCGACGGTACGTGGAATCTGCATGGAAAAGCAAACCGCAGAGGGTGATAGTCCCGTACACGTAAAGTTACCAGCCCTGACGATACCCCAAGTACCACGGGACACGAGGAACCTTGTGGGAATCCAGGAGGACCACCTCCTAAGGCTAAATACGCATCGCCACCGATAGTGAACCAGTACCGTGAGGGAAAGGTGAAAAGCACCCCGGGAGGGGAGTGAAAAAGAACCTGAAACCAGACAGCCCGCAAACAGTCAGAGCCGCCCGCAAGGGTGGTGATGGCGTGCCTTTTGCATAATGACCCGGCGAGTTATTGGCGGTAGCAGCTTAAGGCGTTCAGCGCCGTAGGCCGAGCGAAAGCGAGTCCGAATAGGGCGTTACGTTGCCGTCAGTAGACCCGAAACTGCGTGATCTACCCATGGCCAGGGGGAAGCGGGTGTAAGAACCTGTGGACGCCCGGACCGGTGTCAGTTGAAGATGGCTCGGATGAGCTGTGGGTAGTCTGGTGAAATGCCAATCGAACGCAGAGATAGCTGGTTCTCCCCGAAATGCATTGAGGTGCAGCCTTGTTCGTTCCGTATCGCAGGTAGAGCACTGGATGGTCTAGGGGCCTTCCCGGGTTACCGAAATCAACCAAACTCCGAATGGCGATACGCTAGAGAACAGGAGTGAGACAGCGGGGGATAAGCTTCGTTGTCGAAAGGGAAACAGCCCAGATCTCCAGCTAAGGCCCCAAAATTCAGGCTTAGTGTAAAAGGATGTGAGAATGCACAGACAACCAGGATGTTGGCTTAGAAGCAGCCATCATTTAAAAAATGCGTAACAGCTTACTGGTCAATGTGTTCTCGCGCCGATAATGTATGGGGGCTCAAGCCTGATGCCGAAGCTGAGACATGTGCTTGCACATGGGTAGGGGAGCGTTGCGCGATCCAGTGAAGCCGCGGTGTAAACCGGCGGTGGAGGCCGCGCAAGTGAGGATGCCGGGATAAGTAGCGCGAAGACGGGTGAGAATCCCGTCCGCCGAAAGCCTAAGGTTTCTTAAGGCAGGTTCGTCCTCTTGAGTTTAGTCGGTCCTAAGGCGAGGCCGCATGGCGTAGTCGATGGCTGTCAGGTTGATATTCCTGAACCGGGTGTGCTCTGTGAATGCAGGGGGACACTTGCTCGGGGTCGGTCGCGGCGATGGTCGTCCGCGTTGGAGGGTTACCTCCACGAGTGAATCCTTCGGGTGAAGCGAAGCCGATGAAGAGCGGGTCACGAAAATCCTTTGCAGGAGAGCACATTCGACCGTACCGCAAACCGACACAGGTAGGCACGTAGAGGATACGTAGGCGTTCGAGAAAACTCTCGCTAAGGAACTAGGCAAAATAGCCCCGTAACTTCGGGAGAAGGGGTGCTCGCTAGGGTGAAAGCCCCGGCGAGTCGCAGCAAAGCGGACCGAGCGACTGTTTACCAAAAACACAGGTCTCTGCTAAGCCGAAAGGCGATGTATAGGGGCTGACGCCTGCCCAATGCCAGAAGGTTAACAGGCGGAGTCAAGCGAAAGCGGTAGCTCCAAATCGAAGCCCTGGTGAATGGCGGCCGTAACTATAACGGTCCTAAGGTAGCGAAATTCCTAGTCGGGTAAGTTCCGACCCGCACGAATGGCGTAACGACTTGGTCGCTGTCTCAGCGAGAGACTCGGTGAAATTGTAGCATGCGTGAAGATGCGCATTACCCGCCGCAGGACGGAAAGACCCCATGGAGCTTTACTGCATCCTGTCATTGCACATTGGCCATCACCGTAGAGTGTAGGTGGGAGCTTCGGCGACAATGGAACACCACCCTTTGATGAGTTAGTGTGCTAACCCGTTCAGTTATCCTGACCGGAGACCGTGGCAGGTGGGCAGTTTGACTGGGGCGGTCGCCTCCCAAAAGGTAACGGAGGCGCCCAAAGGTTGCCTCAGCCTGGTTGGAAATCAGGCATTGCGTGTAAGGGCATAAGGCAGCTTGACTGTGAGGCCGACGGGCCGAGCAGAGACGAAAGTCGGGCCTAGTGACCCTCTGGCTACGCGTGGACGTGCCAGGGTTCATCGGATAAAAGCTACCCTGGGGATAACAGGCTTATCTTGCCCAAGCGCTCACAGCGACGGCAAGGTTTGGCACCTCGATGTCGGCTCGTCGCTTCCTGGGGCCGTATTAGGTCCCAAGGGTTGGGCTGTTCGCCCATTAAAGCGGTACGCGAGCTGGGTTCAGAACGTCGCGAGACAGTTCGGTCCCTATCCGCGGTGGGCGTAGAGGTTTTGAGGGGGGCTGACCCTAGTACGAGAGGACCGGGTTGGACGGACCGCTGGTGTACCAGTTGTGCCGCCAGGCGCAGACGCTGGGTAGCTACGTCCGGAAGCGATAAGCGCTGAAAGCATATAAGCGCGAAGCGCGCCCCAAGATGAGAACCTCCACAGCACAAGCTGGTAAGGTCCCCGGCAGATAACCGGGTAAATAGGCGTCAGGTGTAAGCGTGGCGACACGTTGAGCTGAGACGTACTAAGTGACCGAGGGCTTTGGAATCTACTCTACACGTGCGCTGCCGCTCCACCCGGGCAACCGGGAGAAGCAAAGCAGCAACGTTCACAAGGGTGCCCATCAGCATCCATTTCGACACTACACTGCAATTTCGGTCTCAAAGGCCAAACACATGATTTTAAGGTTTCTGGTGGCCATGGCTGCGGTGACCCACCCGTTCCCATACCGAACACGGAAGTGAAACCCGCATGCGCCGACGATACTCGATGGGAAACCGTCCGGGAAAATAGGTCGCCGCCAGGATTAATGCAAACCGGGGCTCACCATGTGGTGGGCCCCGGTTTTCTTTGCCCTGGTTTTCCGTGGTCCGCCGGCGGCTTATGCCTGGTGTGGCGCTGCGGATTCTTGCGCCCGAAAACATCGCCTTCAACGAGCCGTAACGGTTCAAACGATGCGATTACACCGGAAGCGCATCGCGCAAGGCCCCTGCGGTTGTGCACGACAAAACGAAAGCGACAGCCGCGTCGGCGCGGATACACCACCGCAGCCTGGACCATCGGGCCTTCCGGCCGGTATCTCCGCTGTGCCTTTATGGCGCGCCGGACCGCCGCCCTGCATGGAGGCCAGCAAT from Armatimonadota bacterium includes these protein-coding regions:
- a CDS encoding beta-lactamase family protein encodes the protein MTLSPGKHPAFDWRGRIPTSGEREPRFLNLDRTIRACMRRHGTTGCAVALMAGEDCLYRRAFGWSEVGARPFLATTPCRVASISKSLTGAAALRLVDEGRLDLDALALPLLMESGIAPASLPGRMPDPRLGAIRIRDLLDHATGFPRSAPYTTTLEMAAALRSGLPLLPADVVRYSWGATDLAAAPGRAFEYANINFVTVGRILEIITGEPYPALVRRLVLDPAGIGPGEAFVSTNMAGPGDPREAGYYQFTPNDFPSLLPGEDGRIGSEPYGGFDPNSMDASGGWALSLDALYRFAAAVEGDRLFGARAIQALTTPPDYLAGEAGGYTLDRFYSKGFVLYRPPAGVRHLEHAGMLQHASAYYGPAGGLQLVFVANCNRREEPWLDRVLREAIMNWLPEANAGAL
- a CDS encoding DinB family protein, with translation MVISTRALLQARLTHTRAALLEAFARVPEEMLGWAPVPGMRTTGGQIAEIVGTELQALARLECRPDVSWDEANRRIGDTTSHNSLSVALATGRAETLAYLESLSEADLAEPVSNFAGWHESVGLAEVPRSEIFRSIAQHEAYHTGQLISYLWARADDPYTW